Below is a window of Bacillota bacterium DNA.
TCGGCCTCCCGGGCAATGGAGCTGTCCACCACGTTGGTTACGGCCAGGGTCCAGGCGCCGTTTCTTTTGGCTTCCCGCATGGCGGCCAGCGTGTCGGCGGTTTCACCGCTCTGGCTGATTACCACCACCAGGGTTTTATTGTCCATGATGGGATTGCGGTAGCGCAGTTCGGAAGCGATATCCACTTCTACCGGGACCCGTGCCATTCTTTCCATTACATGCTTACCCACCAAACCGGCATGATACGCCGTACCGCAAGCGGTGATATATATCTTGTTGATGTTCTTTAGCTTTTCTTCATCCAGTGTAATTTCTTTTAATATTACTTTGCCTTCTTCCGGGTTAATGCGGCCGGCCAATGTATCACGCAGAGCACGGGGCTGTTCGTGTATTTCTTTGAGCATAAAGTGTTCATAGCCGTTTTTTTCTGCCTGCTCGGCTTCCCAGTTCACTTCAAATACCTTCTTTTCTACCGCATCTCCGGAACAGTTAAACACTTTGACTTCAGTCGAGGTAAGATCTACAACTTCCCCATCCTCCAAGATATAGGTACGGCGGGTATGCTTAAGCAGCGCGGGAATATCCGACGCCAGGAAGTTTTCACCGTCTCCCAGCCCCACTACCAGGGGGCTGTCGTGGCGAGCGGCTACCAAGCGCCCGGGCTCATTAAGACAAAGGACTACCATGGCATAGGATCCTTGTAACTTGGTAATTGCCTTGCGTACAGCTTCCAGCAGGTCACCTGCGTATAGTTCTTCTATTAAATGAGGCAGTACTTCGGTATCTGTTTCGGAATTAAATACATGCCCCCTGGAAATAAGCCAATCCCTGAGAGCCATATAGTTTTCTATAATGCCGTTATGGACCACGGCGAACTTGCCGGTGCAATCAGTATGGGGATGAGCGTTTACATCGTTGGGGCGCCCGTGGGTAGCCCAGCGTGTATGCCCGATACCGCAAACAGCGTTAAGGCAAAAATCATTGCTAGAGGTTTTTAAACCTGCCAGTTTACCCTTTTGCTTTTTTACCTGTATCATGGAATCATTTCCATCCAGTACTGCCACGCCGGCAGAATCATAACCGCGATATTCCAGCCTGGCCAGCCCCTCCAGCAGAATGGGGACGGCCTGCTGATAACCTAAATAACCAACTATTCCGCACATATATAAAAACCTCCGGTTGATAGACTTTGGTTTGGGAAAAAAATTATGCCGGGGCACAGCAAGCCCACGGCACACGTATTCTTTATTCGCACTATGCCTTGCAAGCCACCCGGCACCTTTTGTCCCGCTGGTTACCCACCGGTTTTGAAGTACCTTTAACGGTCGTGGTCCGACCGGGGAGCATCCGCCGAAAAATTCGATAAAACTCCCTCCTCGTCACCCGGCACTCAATTGTACCGGATCTGGCGCTTGGATTTTAGTTGTATGCGTCCTTTAAGACCCTAAATAGTTAACCACCTCCTTTGGTGAGCTAATTATGGCGGGCTAATTCCTATTCAGAACCTACCCTTTTTGCCACCTGTACCAGTTCATCCACCACTGAGCGCAATTGATCCATGTCTCTTCCTTCAGCCATCACACGCACCAGAGACTCTGTACCTGATGGGCGCACCAGTATTCGACCCTGTCCCTGCATTTTCTCTTCCATTTTGCTTATCGCTTCCGCGAGCACGGGACTTTGCATTACCTTTTCTTTGTCTTCGACGCGAACATTTTCCAGCAGCTGAGGCAGTCTTTCCATCTGGGCAGCCAGTTCCGCCAGGGAGCGGCCACTCTCTTTAACTACCTTTAAGAGGTAAAGGGCTGTTAATATGCCGTCACCGGTGGTGCCGTGCTCCAGGAATATAATATGACCTGATTGTTCTCCACCAAAACAGGCACCGGTACGCACGAGCTCTTCCAGCACGTAGCGGTCTCCTACTTTCGTTTCTACAATCTTGATGCCGGATTCTTGCATGGCCAGGCGAAGCCCCATATTACTCATTACAGTTACCACCAGCATGTCTTCCTTAAGCTTACCCTCAGCTTGCAGATGCCGGGCGCAGGCAACCATAATACGGTCCCCGTCCACCAACTGTCCGTTTTGGTCCACGGCAATAACGCGGTCAGCATCCCCGTCATGTGCCAGCCCTAGATGAGCACCGTGCTCCAGAACTACTTTTTGCAGGGCCTCAGGATGAGTTGACCCGCACCCTTTGTTAATGTTTATTCCGTCAGGGCTGCTGAATATAGATACCACTTCAGCCCCCAGTTCACTGAGCACACGGGGGGCCACCTCATAAGCCGCGCCGTTGGCACAGTCCACCACTACTTTCATGCCGCTCAAGTCTGTAGCGACCGCCTGTCGCAGGAATTCTACATACCTATCAGCGGCATCCTGCACTATTTCCACACGTCCCACGTCCTCACCAGTGGGAGAGGGAAGATTATCACAGCCTTGCACAACTAATGCTTCTATTTTGCTTTCCAATTCATCAGATAACTTATAGCCACTGGGCCCAAAAAATTTGATCCCGTTATCCTCTACCGGGTTATGCGAGGCAGAAATAACCACGCCACCGGCAGCATCCAAAGCCCTGGTCAGGTAAGCAACGGCAGGAGTAGGCATAATACCCACTTTTAAAACATTCACACCGGCAGAGCATATACCTGCAATCAACGCCCCCTCGAGCATTGCACCGGAAATACGTGTATCCATGCCCACAACCAGGTAGTTTTTGCCGCTTCTTTTGCTTAGAAAAGACGCTCCGGCCTTTCCTAATTGGAGGGCTGTTTCGGGTGTGAGGGTTTTATTGGCTACGCCGCGCACTCCGTCTGTGCCGAAAAGTGCCATAGGAATCCTCCTGTGTCAAAAATCGCTCTATTATTACACAAACACTTTCAATTATACCTCTGTTCGTAACCAGACGTCAATTTGAAACATTCTCCGCCAATAGTAACGCCGGTAATCATCATTCTATGCCAGCGGGTCATGTAAGGTTAATACAATGAGCAATGAAAAAAATGTTACTCCCCTGATACCGGCGCGGATTCAACCGCCCCGTTATTTTCACCCGGTACTGTATCCGGCACAATTTCTACCGTCACGTCCACTTCCTGCGGCTCCACCAAGGCACCCTGCGGATTTATAATCTTTACTTTTTTTGTCACATCCGCTGCTGCCCCGGCAATGTCCACGGGAGCGGTTGTGACATTTTCTAGACGGTCCAAAAGGTCTTGGCCCCCAGTCACTTTGACCAGATCAGGACTGGCACTTACACTCTCCACGCGGAAACCGGCATCGGGACTTCCCTGCACTCTGGCCTTCACTCCCACTGTACCCGAAGGCAGGGACTCTACCGGTATGGTTACCTTTACTGTGTCCGGATGCAGTTTCACACCTTCAACTCCGGTACTCACCGGGCGCACCTGCACAATTCCTGTAGGTGTACCCCTTATGTCCACTGTCACTGCCACCCTTTCTATCTCTTGTAATACCTGACTGGGCCCGCGGGCCTCTACCACCGGGGGAGTAACTACCGGTTCCAAACGTTGATACCCCTGGGCAGGTGACCCCAAAATATTTACCGTTACCGGTACTGCTTTCTGTATTATCCTATCCAGAGACAATGTGACCCTTTGCGGACTGACCCGAACTACTTCCACCCCTGTAGGTCCGGTAACTCGTACCGGAAAACTATGTGTTCCCTTTTCAGCTCCCGCCAGGTTAACCCGAGCCTCAAATTCACCGGCATCTACGAGGGCCAACCGCCCCTTAGAGCTTTTATAATAAACCGTTACTGAAGAAGGTATCTCCTGAGTAACCATTCCGGCAGGGAGCCCCTGCCGCTGAAGATCAATCCGGGCGGCACGTTCCAAAATGGGGTTTCTTTGATGGGTAACATAAACCCACAGTACTATCGCCAGAAATAAAGCCAGCAAGCGAAAGGCAGTGGATTCCCGCCATTTAAAAGTCAACTTTTTCACCTCCGGTGCAGGAAAGAAGGAAAATTATTGCCGGTCTTGGGCTGTAGCGACAGAGAAAGTCTTTCTCGCAGCATATCTTCAGTAAGCCCCCTGGTTAAAATCCCCTCTATGGCCAGGGATGTTAATCCAGTTTCTTCCGACACAATCACCGCCAGGGCATCTGACTGCTCCGTAATTCCCACCGCCGCCCGGTGCCTGGTTCCCAGGCTGCGGGCCAACCGCGAACTGCTGGAAAGCGGCAAAACACAGCCTGCCGCAGCTAGGCGATCTCCGCGTATGATGGCCGCACCGTCATGGAGTGGGGTTTTTTCGACAAAAATATTGGTAAGTAATTCGGCGGACAGTATAGCATCTATTTGCACTCCGGCATCTATATATTCCTCTAACCCGGTGTTCCTTTCCAAAACAATAAGCGCCCCGGTTCTGGTTTGGGCCAATTCCTGCACGGATTTTACCACTTCGTCGATTACATCGGTCCGATCGTCTTCAGCCATCAGCGTAAGGGGGCGGGCCAGGAATCTACCTCCCCCTATTTTTTCCAGCGCCCTACGCAGCTCGGGCTGGAAAACTATGGGCAGAGCCACCACCAGTGCTGTCATAGTTTGCCGCAATAACCAATGCACCGTCTCCAGCCCCAGCCAGTCGCTTACCGCAGTGGCTACAAGCAGCACCACCAGCCCTTTTAAAAGCTGTACCGCCCTGGTACCTTTTATCAACATAATCAGCCTGTACAATACAAAGGCCACAATAATAATGTCAAATACACTGATGATAATATTTAACGGAGAAAAATTATATAAATTTAAATACTTTAAAAAGTCCAATACACCACCACCCGGAAACCTAATTCCATCTAAACAAACTCGTCTCCTTACTCATTATCTCCCAGTGTTATAACCAGGTCAAGCCAGTCGTTCAAATAAAAGAAAACCGGCCCTAAAGGGCCGGTTCTTTATTGGATATTTATACATTGGCAAATCCAGATGCATGTTTCAATTTACTCTTGTCATAAAAACCTTTAGACAAAGTAACCAAAAAGCTGTTTCCTTTTTTACAACAGCCTACATCCCAGCCGTCTCTCATGGCCAGGCGGGCCACTTTCTCCGCTGAAGCTGCACGGTTAATATTCCTTATAATTACTGTTCCTCCGCTCACCTGTTCCAATTCCCTGCTCACTGCACGCTCAAGATCACGTGTGGAAAGGTTAATTGCATTTAAAGTCTTGCGCACCCTGTGGATCCCCTTCCATTATTATAATAATTTTTTTCTCTCTAATTGTAACTGTATATACTTTTTCAACAAATTATGTCATAGTCCTGCCAAAGATATTTAATTTTTAAAAGTCTATATTTTCTGTATTTTTAGAAATAATAGACAGATTCCAGGGTGCGCACATTTGTTTATTTTACCAAATTCGACTTTAATCTACATTTGATGAGCTAAAAAATGCTTTATGCATCTGCTGGTGTTGCCGTGGAGGACATTGAATTCTTATTTTTAGATTCCTCATGTTGTAAAAGACCGTAAGCTATACTATCCACCAGTGCCTGCCAGCTGGCTTCAATGATGTTGGGGCTTACTCCTATAGTTCCCCAGTTTTTCTTGCCGTCGGTGGTTTCCACCAACACTCTGACCATGGAGCCGGTACCATCCTTTCCTTCCAGGACCCGCACCTTATAATCGGATAAATGCATTTCCTTTATGGCCGGGAAAAAGTCATTTAACGCCTTGCGCAGGGCATTATCCAGCGCGTTTACCGGTCCGTTGCCTTCGGCAGCGGTATGCACCTCGTGGTCCCCCACCGTCATCTTGATCACTGCCTCGGAACGCACCTGCCCGTCATCACGCATTTCAATCATGATGCGCAGGTTATTTAGCTCAAATGGTTCCTGGTAGTCGTGATAGGCCTTGCGAATACGTAA
It encodes the following:
- the glmS gene encoding glutamine--fructose-6-phosphate transaminase (isomerizing); translation: MCGIVGYLGYQQAVPILLEGLARLEYRGYDSAGVAVLDGNDSMIQVKKQKGKLAGLKTSSNDFCLNAVCGIGHTRWATHGRPNDVNAHPHTDCTGKFAVVHNGIIENYMALRDWLISRGHVFNSETDTEVLPHLIEELYAGDLLEAVRKAITKLQGSYAMVVLCLNEPGRLVAARHDSPLVVGLGDGENFLASDIPALLKHTRRTYILEDGEVVDLTSTEVKVFNCSGDAVEKKVFEVNWEAEQAEKNGYEHFMLKEIHEQPRALRDTLAGRINPEEGKVILKEITLDEEKLKNINKIYITACGTAYHAGLVGKHVMERMARVPVEVDIASELRYRNPIMDNKTLVVVISQSGETADTLAAMREAKRNGAWTLAVTNVVDSSIAREADDVLYTWAGPEIAVASTKAYTTQLMAMYLLGLYMAEKRGTQNAEEAKELLCGLRDLPDKIETILKNGNIIKDFAARYCGCQSSFFIGRGLDHAVALEGALKLKEISYIHAEAYAAGELKHGTLALIVEGVPVIALATQQDIIEKMISNIKEVKARDATVLALAPEGYTGLEQVVDQVAYLPQTHSLLAPVLAVVPQQLLAYYMAVERGCEVDQPRNLAKSVTVE
- a CDS encoding phosphoglucosamine mutase, translated to MALFGTDGVRGVANKTLTPETALQLGKAGASFLSKRSGKNYLVVGMDTRISGAMLEGALIAGICSAGVNVLKVGIMPTPAVAYLTRALDAAGGVVISASHNPVEDNGIKFFGPSGYKLSDELESKIEALVVQGCDNLPSPTGEDVGRVEIVQDAADRYVEFLRQAVATDLSGMKVVVDCANGAAYEVAPRVLSELGAEVVSIFSSPDGININKGCGSTHPEALQKVVLEHGAHLGLAHDGDADRVIAVDQNGQLVDGDRIMVACARHLQAEGKLKEDMLVVTVMSNMGLRLAMQESGIKIVETKVGDRYVLEELVRTGACFGGEQSGHIIFLEHGTTGDGILTALYLLKVVKESGRSLAELAAQMERLPQLLENVRVEDKEKVMQSPVLAEAISKMEEKMQGQGRILVRPSGTESLVRVMAEGRDMDQLRSVVDELVQVAKRVGSE
- a CDS encoding TIGR00159 family protein; protein product: MDFLKYLNLYNFSPLNIIISVFDIIIVAFVLYRLIMLIKGTRAVQLLKGLVVLLVATAVSDWLGLETVHWLLRQTMTALVVALPIVFQPELRRALEKIGGGRFLARPLTLMAEDDRTDVIDEVVKSVQELAQTRTGALIVLERNTGLEEYIDAGVQIDAILSAELLTNIFVEKTPLHDGAAIIRGDRLAAAGCVLPLSSSSRLARSLGTRHRAAVGITEQSDALAVIVSEETGLTSLAIEGILTRGLTEDMLRERLSLSLQPKTGNNFPSFLHRR